Below is a window of Desmonostoc muscorum LEGE 12446 DNA.
GCGATCGCCATTTAGCAATGCTGCCTTCAGATGACCAACGTGAGAAAATAGTCTGGGCATCTCCTATCAGCATTTCTGTAGAAGAAATCATCAAGCGGCGGGGTGAGTCAATGTGCGTACTTGCCAGCGGCGATCCCATGTGTTATGGCATTGGTGTCACCTTAGGGCGGCGAATTCCCATTTCGGAAATGACAATTATCCCCGCACCTTCAACCTTCAGCCTCGCCTGTGCCAGGGTGGGATGGTCTTTAACTGAAGTGGAAACCTTGAGTTTGAATGGTCGTCCATCCTCCCTGCTCCAATCTTACATTTATCCGGGAGCTAAGCTGTTGGTTTTGAGTGAAGGAAAGGACACACCCGCCATTGTTGCTGAAATTTTGACAAATCGCGGCTATGGTAGCAGTAAAGTCATTGTCTTGGAGCGTATGGGGGGCATTCATGAAAGAATTGTGGGAGGTACCGCCGCATCTTGGAGTGAAACTGAAGTTGCAGTGTTGAATGCGATCGCAGTTGATTGTATTGCCGATGCTGGGGTTATCCCTTTACCAAGATTACCAGGATTACCAGATAACGCCTACCACCACGATGGACAGTTAACGAAGCGTGAAGTTAGGGCAATCACCTTAGCAGCTTTGGCACCGACACCAGGAGAATTATTGTGGGATGTGGGCGCGGGTTGCGGTTCAATTTCTATTGAATGGATGCGGAGTCATCCTCGGTGCCGGGCAATGGCGATCGAGCAAAATTCATCTAGACTACTATATATTGCCGATAATGCCGCCACTCTCGGTACTCCAAATCTGCAAATTATTGAAGGTAAAGCGCCCCATGCCCTCAAAGACTTGCCTACACCAGATGCCATTTTTATTGGTGGTGGGGTAACAGCAACAGGACTTTTTGATGTTTGCTGGGAAGCGCTGCGGCTGGGTGGACGTTTGGTGGCAAATGTGGTGACGGTAGAGGGCGAGCAAACTTTATTTCAATGGCGTGAACGAGTCGGTGGTGATTTGACTCGTATTGCCATCCAGCGGGCGGAACCTATTGGTAAATTTTTGGGCTGGCGAGGAATGGCACCTGTGACGCAATGGATAGCTGTAAAGTCTAATTAACATGAGTTCGATGAACCTCTCCCCAACCCCTCTCCGAGACGGAGAGGGGCTTTAGTATCCTGAGTTGGGCACGAAAAATTAGGGTTTTTCAGCCTCTCCCCGCTTGCCGTTATACCGTTTCACTTTAATTATGATACAAATACGTTGGTAGGGGCACGGCATTGCCGTGCCCCTACGCGAAATCTATATGTATCAGGGTTTTAGTGAAATGGTATAACGGCAGACTAACGCCAACGGGGAGAGGAATGGAAGCGGGATTCTTTGGAATCTGTAGAACTCACATTAATTAGAATGATTACGGAAGCGCCTGGGGCATTTTGGGGAGTCTAAATGCAGTCCTCTGAAAGGTTTGGAATAGCTTGTGATGTCTTCATACCAATTCGCATTCAAAAGCGTAATTTCTACTCCCTACTCCCTACTCCCCCAAAGTGAAAGTTACAATTTAGAAAGCAGATTGGTATCACATCAAGCTTGTGTTAGAATTTAATTGCTTGCAAAGCAGAAGTATTTGAACAATAGAGAGAAAAACATTATCGCAATCCAAAAGCAACAAATTAACTCGCAAATCAAGTCACCTCAAGTGTTCCTGATCGACCATGAAAATAACAATCGTGGTTTGATTGACACACGTGAGGCTCTACAGCTAGCGCAGAGCGTAGAACTTGACTTAGTTGTAGTCTCCGAAGGCAAAGAAGCTCCAGTAGCGAAGATCCTCAACTATGGCAAGTTTCAGTATCAAAAGAAAAAGCGTCAGACACAGAGTGCTAGACCAACGGTAAAAGAAGTTCGGTTGCGTCCCAACGTGGGAGCAGCTGATTACAATTTACGCATCGAGCAAGCGATTGGTTGGTTGAGTAAAGGCGATTCAGTGAAGTTTGTTATTCGTTTACGAGGCCGCGAAAATCAATATCGTGAACAGGCTGGAGAAATGCTAGAGCGGGTTGTAATTGCTCTGAGCGAAGTAGGTAAAGTTCACACACTTGACAAACGCTCATTGATTGCTCAAGTCGTTCCAGCCTAAATTAATTTTTCAAGGATATCTTGAAAGCTGTGGTGCGCTGAAGCTGAAAGCCGAAGCGCACCACAGCTTTTTAGGGAGAAATGATGCTTTTTGAGAGTCCCAGCAGGTAAAAAGATAATCCCCATAAATATAGCGCTTCTCGGTTGAGTGCAATACAGACCTAACAAGAACAGCCCCTTCCCTACAAGGTAAGGGGAGTAAGATTCAAAGCCTCTCTCCTTTTAGGAGAGAGGTTTGGAGACAGGTCAAAGTGTATTGCATACAAACGAGAAGCGCTATAAATTTAGCGTAAGCATCGCTTTAGCCCTTAGAAAATAAACCAAGCGATAAATCTGATTATTTAGTCAACACATTAAGTAATATTTTTGTCAATAACAATTTAGATGCGCTTAATCTACTTTATCTTTGATTTATAAATATTCCATTATGGTTAAAGTTTTAACGAGTGGGTTGAAGTTTCAAATTTTTTAGGGAACTATTAGATACGCAGAACAAATAATATTTAGTTTATGAACTTCAATTTACAGGCATCAAGCAAAACAACTCAGTCAAATAATAACTGGCATAACTTTGATAATTCATCGATGAATTTTAGCTATCAAGCCGCAGTGAATGCACTAGGACAAAAAGCACTTTCAGGACTGGAATTATTGGATTTGTTCCAAAATACAGTTGCTTTAGTAACTCAAATACTCGATGTCAAATACAGTAGAATTTGGCAAGTACTTTCAGATAGTAATGCTTTGCGTAAAGTAGCTAGTATTGGGGATAAACCTTTAGCAAGAGGGTTTTAATTAGTATCAAAGATAATGGTCTTGGTATGAAGCCAGAGGTTCAGGAACAGATATTTAATCCCTTTTTCACTACTAAACCTGTTGGTCAAGGAACTGGTTTAGGATTATCAATCAGTTATCAGATTGTTGTTGAAAAGCACCAAGGAAAACTCAGTTGTATTTCTGCATTAGGTGAGGGAACTGAATTTCAAATTGAAATTCCTATTCAGCTTTTAAGGAGTCAGCAATAAGCCAAACAGTTCAGTTAAATATTAGCTATTTCATCACTGATTTTTTAGGTATAGACAGTGATTAAATGAAAGAACATAATCTTAGTTAGTGATGAGCAGAGGTATTCATATTATGAAACGTGGCATAGTAAGTTTGTTTGTGATTGGGACATTAGGTGCAACACTAGGACCAATGGTCTCTGCAAGCCTTACGGAGCAACGCTACTACATACAAGCGAAGCATAGCGGCAAGTGTGTACACCAGCATGGGGGAATTAGAAACATCGGAGGACTTGTCACACAATGGGAGTGCATCAATCAACCAAACGTTCAATTAACGCGGGGATGGACAGACAATGGTTATTTTGTTCTCCGTTTTAAACATAGCGACCTCTGCCTGACCATAAAAAATGGACTGTCAGCAAATGGTACTGATATCATCCAATCGACTTGTACAGGATCATCTTCTCAAAAGTGGCGTGAAGTTCGTGTTGATGGATCGTATGTAAAGATTCAGTCTGCGATCGGCTCATGCTTGCACCAACACGGAGGCATTATGGACAATGGCGGTAGAATCACCCTATGGGAGTGCGTCGATCAACCGAATGTCATGTGGAAAATTATTCGAGCCAACTAACCGCCAATTTGGAATAATTTATTTTTTGGTATTACCTAAATAGAAAATAGGAGGAACTATGAAATTTAACTGGCTAAAAAAATTCTTGAGTATTTCAACTTTAGGTTTGTCAGTCTGTGGGATATTGCTGACATCATCTTCGTCAGTTTATTCCCAAAGCAACGGTGAAGTGGTGTCCTTTAGGTCGTATAACTTTGGCGATCGCTATATTCGCCACAGAAATTTCTTAGGCTACTTAGAGCCAATCAGTGATGACCTGGGAAGGAAAGACGCAACCTACAGACTTGTTTCAGGATTGGCAAATAGCAACTGTACTTCATTTGAATCCGTAAACTTTCCAGGTCACTTCTTGAGACACGAAAATTTCCAGCTGAAGTTGGCAAGGAGAATCAATCAGCGGCTTTTTAGGGAAGATGCTACATTTTGCATTAAGACTCGGCTCTTTGGTAATGATGCTTCTAGTTGGTCATTTGAATCCCTGAACTTTCCTGGACACTACATACGGCACAAGAATTTTGAGTTGTGGGTAGAACCCGCAGATGGTAGCGATCTATTCCGCAAAGATGCGACGTTTAGTATCATTAGTCCTCTGTATCGGTAAGTTTTTCATATCTTGCACCTAGTGTGTGTTTTCAAAGTCTTAGATCCCCCCTTTTTAAGCAGGGCTGTTTCATTCCATTTCAAACAGGATTTGTCAAGATGGTTAGCGAGAAAATTGTAAGTAAGGGTGACGATGAGATGAACATTTAAACATTGAAATATCAGTAAAATAGTTCATTTTCTGGGCACGCTGGTAACAAAATAACTAATTTTTAATTGCTAGAACCCTTGATTTTTAAAGCTCTTTGGGGAATGAAACAGCCCTGCCCTTTTTAAGGGGGGCGAAGAGTTTCTTAAGCAGTAAGACAGAGCCAGAAAAAACAGGCGATCGCTAATCACTCTTGGACTGGAAAGGTATGTCTAAAATCAAGTCCGCCAGACAAATTAATCTAGAGAATAATAATAAATCCCAAATGGCTTATAGCATTGTCGGGGTTGTTGTATTTTCTCTGGCTCAATTTGTTTTACCTGTGGCTGCAGAAATAAACAACTCAAATGCAACAGACAACACACAAGCGGAAATTTCTGCTCATAAATGTCAATTTACAGGGCATTTTAATGCGATTAACTCCGTAGATATTAGCCCAGATGGAAAAACATTTATCAGTGCTAGTAACGACGATAATATCAAATTTTGGGATATTGCTACAGGCAAGTTAATCCACACATTCCAGGGTGCGGGATATCGAGGTTTAATTAGTCATAATGGCAAAAATTTGATCAGTGCGAACAAAGATCAAACTATCAAATTATGGGATATTTCTACAGGAAAATTAATTCGGACATTAGAAGGACACTCTGACTTGATTCAGTCCTTAGCTGTTAGTCAAGATAGTAAAATTATCATTAGCGGTAGTTGGGATCAAACTATCAAACTCTGGGATATCTCCACAGGGAAATTAATTCGTAGATTTAGGGGACATTCTGAGTGGGTGAATTCTGCAATTATCGCTCCAGATGGCACTACTGTTATTAGCGGTAGTTCTGATAAAACTATTAAACTCTGGGATCTTAAAACTGCTAGGGAAATTCGTACAATTAAAGGGCATTTGGATGGTGTTTCTAAATTAGTCGTTAGTGCGGATGGTAAAACTCTGTTTAGTGGTAGTTACGACAACACTATTAAAGTGTGGAATATGGCAACTGGAACAGAAATTCGCACACTTAAAAGCCATTCCGGGATGATAGAATCATTAGCTATGAGTTCAGATGGCAGTACTTTAGTTAGTAGTGCTTGGGATAGTACGATCAAACTGTGGGATGTTAAAACCGGAAAGTTACTCCGCACATTTGGTCAACCTATCAAAGAATTAGATTTATCAGAATCATCACCTAAAAATCCTCCGAGTGGCACACTGATTTTTAGTTATAGTAGTTCTTCACCTCGGACAGTAGCTATTAGTCCAGATGGAAATATCATAGTTAGTGCTAATGCCAGTGATATTCAACTCTGGGATGTGAAAACTGGAGAGCAAATTCGCACCATTGCCGGACATTCTGATTGGTTTCAATATGTTGCCATCAGCCCAGATAACCAAACTCTGGTTAGTCTCAATTCCGACAACAGCATAAATTTATGGGATGTTCGCAGCCAGCAGAAAATTCGCAGTATCAAAGATATGTGGGTTCGTTCTCTTGCTATTAGTCCTGATGGAAATACGTTAGTTACTGGTGGTTGGGGCGATGAGACAATTAAATTATGGGATGTGCAAACTGGCAAGTTAAATCTGACATTTGCAGATACTGGGGTTGATAATGTAGCAATTAGTTCAGATAATCATATCCTCATTAGTTCTCATGGTGAGAAAATCAAATTACGAGATATTCGTACTGGTAAATTGCTCAACTACTTAGCAGGGCATTCATTCTTGGTGAATGCGATCGCTATCAGCAAAAATAGCGGTACTCTTGTGAGTAGTAGTGTTGGTGACGAAATTATCCTCTGGGATATTCCCACTGGCAAGTTGATTCGTACCCTGAAGCAAACAACAGTAGAGAATGGTTATCCTGAAGATGTAATTTCAGTTACTTCTATTAGTATCAGCCCAGATGGTAGTACTGTTGTTAGCGGTTATGGAGATGGGACAATCATACTACAAGATACTCACACTGGAGAGCAGATTCGCACAATCAAGGGGCATTCCGGTAGAGTGACTGCTGTAGCTATGAGCATAGATGGTAATACTCTCGTGAGTGCTAGCTCAGACAAGAATATTAAACTGTGGGATATTCGCACTGGCCAACTAATTCGTACTCTCTCAGGACATCTCTACAACATTTCTGCTGTAGCTATTAGTGCCGATGGTAAAACTTTAGTCAGCAGTAGTGCGGATAATACTATGAAAATCTGGAACATGAGCAGTGGAAATTTGATTCACACATTTTGTAATAGTATTTCACTTTAATAATCTAGAAATTATATCATGTCCGGTAAAAGACTTATGATTTAGGCTGACGCGGGGACACGGGGACGCGGGGACACGGAGATATTTTAATGATAAGTGATTAGCCGGACATGATATTACAGGTCAATTTACAATCGGATTAATGTAGACTCAGCAGTGCGCCCAAATTCTTCTGGTGCATATTGCAGGTAAACTTGGGCACTAGGTCAAGAAAATGTCCCGGAAGTAACAGAACGGACTAAGTAATGTAGATTATAAACTCCTGGTTCTAAGTGGTCGGCGTAGGCGATAATGCCCGCCAGTCATAGATCATCTTTTATTTATCAGCTTTTATATGAAAAATCAGGATGCACTGCATAAAACCAAAAAACCAATCATATAAATCAACATAAAGCCATTCACACAGAATTGATAGACCCAATTCACACTATCAATAAACACTCACTACTATAGAATATCGGAGATGTCCTATGTCCTGTATGAAATTATGTATTTCGCCAACCTTGATTGCAACTTTGACATGTAGCGTATTAGCTAGCTTTACAGCCATAGCGAATGCTCAACCAACGCAAACTATACAGTTAGCTCAAAAATATCCAAGAAGTCAAAGAGTTCAAAATACTGTCACAATTCAAGGAAATATAGTGAAAGGAGGAGAAAGAATTGGTGCAATTCCTTGCAGTCAAATTCAGGTGACTCTGAAAGAATTCATTCCTACTAAACCTGCTGAGGGTCAATTATTTAACACTGCTACCGAGAAGAATTTAGCTCAAGTCAACGCTACAGGTAGCAACATTGATAACGGTTGTAGTTATAGTTTACAATTGCCTGACTTCAATAGAGATATATATGTCAGACCTTATGGAGCTAGTTCTTTTCAAATTATCGCTCAGACTAATGGGATAAGTGGTAGTCAAGCTATAAGTTATCCTTTCCCTAACAATATCGACCTACAAGTGTTTGCTCCCCCTATTATCAAATAGTATAATCATTGGATATTTCATGCCGTTAGATAAAAGGAGTATACAGTATTGATGGCAGGAAATTAAAACCTTTTTTGTAAAAAATCAGGATACACTGCTCAAAATTGAGGGTGCCTATCAGTTGAGTATTGTTTAATAATTCAGTAGGTTGGGTTGATGCAAGGAAACCCAACCTCAAAGATCCATGACTTAGTTGTTTTTTTTTCAAAGCCTCCGACCAACCGAAAACACGGACTTTTAAAGCTTAGTCCTTGCCATGACCCTTTAAGGATAATTCTTTCCACATCTTTCAGGTGTCGGTTTTTTTTGTTAAAAACAACTGCATCTAAAATTTCTAACCCTTCTTCCCAGTTCATTCTTCATCCTGAATAGATATGTAGGATTCCTATTTGAGTTTTAAAAAACGACCTACTTTTGAAGACGGGCAAAATCAAAAGCTAAGTAATGCAAGCTATAAACTCCTGGTTAGA
It encodes the following:
- a CDS encoding WD40 repeat domain-containing protein, producing MSKIKSARQINLENNNKSQMAYSIVGVVVFSLAQFVLPVAAEINNSNATDNTQAEISAHKCQFTGHFNAINSVDISPDGKTFISASNDDNIKFWDIATGKLIHTFQGAGYRGLISHNGKNLISANKDQTIKLWDISTGKLIRTLEGHSDLIQSLAVSQDSKIIISGSWDQTIKLWDISTGKLIRRFRGHSEWVNSAIIAPDGTTVISGSSDKTIKLWDLKTAREIRTIKGHLDGVSKLVVSADGKTLFSGSYDNTIKVWNMATGTEIRTLKSHSGMIESLAMSSDGSTLVSSAWDSTIKLWDVKTGKLLRTFGQPIKELDLSESSPKNPPSGTLIFSYSSSSPRTVAISPDGNIIVSANASDIQLWDVKTGEQIRTIAGHSDWFQYVAISPDNQTLVSLNSDNSINLWDVRSQQKIRSIKDMWVRSLAISPDGNTLVTGGWGDETIKLWDVQTGKLNLTFADTGVDNVAISSDNHILISSHGEKIKLRDIRTGKLLNYLAGHSFLVNAIAISKNSGTLVSSSVGDEIILWDIPTGKLIRTLKQTTVENGYPEDVISVTSISISPDGSTVVSGYGDGTIILQDTHTGEQIRTIKGHSGRVTAVAMSIDGNTLVSASSDKNIKLWDIRTGQLIRTLSGHLYNISAVAISADGKTLVSSSADNTMKIWNMSSGNLIHTFCNSISL
- a CDS encoding RICIN domain-containing protein, producing MVSASLTEQRYYIQAKHSGKCVHQHGGIRNIGGLVTQWECINQPNVQLTRGWTDNGYFVLRFKHSDLCLTIKNGLSANGTDIIQSTCTGSSSQKWREVRVDGSYVKIQSAIGSCLHQHGGIMDNGGRITLWECVDQPNVMWKIIRAN
- the cbiE gene encoding precorrin-6y C5,15-methyltransferase (decarboxylating) subunit CbiE, which produces MTEKWLSIVGIGEDGLEGLSAIALSLIAQAKVIVGGDRHLAMLPSDDQREKIVWASPISISVEEIIKRRGESMCVLASGDPMCYGIGVTLGRRIPISEMTIIPAPSTFSLACARVGWSLTEVETLSLNGRPSSLLQSYIYPGAKLLVLSEGKDTPAIVAEILTNRGYGSSKVIVLERMGGIHERIVGGTAASWSETEVAVLNAIAVDCIADAGVIPLPRLPGLPDNAYHHDGQLTKREVRAITLAALAPTPGELLWDVGAGCGSISIEWMRSHPRCRAMAIEQNSSRLLYIADNAATLGTPNLQIIEGKAPHALKDLPTPDAIFIGGGVTATGLFDVCWEALRLGGRLVANVVTVEGEQTLFQWRERVGGDLTRIAIQRAEPIGKFLGWRGMAPVTQWIAVKSN
- a CDS encoding AbfB domain-containing protein, giving the protein MKFNWLKKFLSISTLGLSVCGILLTSSSSVYSQSNGEVVSFRSYNFGDRYIRHRNFLGYLEPISDDLGRKDATYRLVSGLANSNCTSFESVNFPGHFLRHENFQLKLARRINQRLFREDATFCIKTRLFGNDASSWSFESLNFPGHYIRHKNFELWVEPADGSDLFRKDATFSIISPLYR
- the infC gene encoding translation initiation factor IF-3; translation: MNNREKNIIAIQKQQINSQIKSPQVFLIDHENNNRGLIDTREALQLAQSVELDLVVVSEGKEAPVAKILNYGKFQYQKKKRQTQSARPTVKEVRLRPNVGAADYNLRIEQAIGWLSKGDSVKFVIRLRGRENQYREQAGEMLERVVIALSEVGKVHTLDKRSLIAQVVPA